A portion of the Mycobacterium paraseoulense genome contains these proteins:
- a CDS encoding acyl-CoA dehydrogenase family protein, translating into MADEDVDLDLLRASAREFLAERGERGTVKDLAEMDWTGLLVDEVMGGTGWRPVEACVVAEELGRAQDGSAWLGTTIGAAALASAPGDLRQQLLPGLLAGTATAGVAIVGEPARIIRGDQADIVLLLGSNGIHLLRDLDRDRFELDSDLLDVTRTVWRFDAKAAPSAVIGSVERADELAAVARLLVAADSVGAVSMALERLTAYLKERIAFGAPIASFQAIQHRLVELLVFEVKARAVVMRAARAIAAAEERAPLLTAAAHAFVAAKAAAAVDECMQLSGGIGFTWEYPLHYELRRAFTNGHLIGTARSSRALVAEVSGW; encoded by the coding sequence ATGGCAGACGAGGACGTCGACCTCGACCTGTTGAGAGCGTCGGCGCGGGAGTTCCTGGCCGAACGCGGTGAGCGGGGAACGGTCAAGGACCTTGCCGAAATGGACTGGACCGGCCTGCTCGTGGATGAGGTGATGGGGGGCACCGGGTGGCGTCCGGTCGAGGCATGCGTCGTGGCGGAGGAGCTCGGTCGAGCGCAGGACGGGTCGGCGTGGTTGGGAACCACGATCGGTGCCGCAGCGCTCGCGTCCGCGCCCGGGGACCTCAGGCAACAGTTGCTGCCCGGCCTGCTCGCCGGCACCGCGACGGCCGGCGTCGCGATCGTCGGCGAGCCCGCACGGATCATCCGCGGCGACCAGGCCGACATCGTTCTACTCCTGGGAAGCAACGGAATTCACCTGCTGCGCGATTTGGATCGCGACCGGTTCGAGCTGGACTCCGACCTGCTGGACGTCACCCGAACCGTATGGCGTTTCGACGCGAAGGCCGCACCCAGCGCCGTGATCGGATCTGTCGAACGGGCCGACGAGTTGGCCGCCGTGGCCCGACTGCTGGTTGCCGCCGATTCGGTGGGCGCCGTGTCGATGGCCCTCGAGCGGCTGACGGCGTACCTCAAGGAGCGCATCGCATTCGGCGCGCCGATCGCGAGCTTTCAGGCGATTCAGCACCGGCTGGTCGAGCTGCTGGTCTTCGAGGTCAAAGCGCGCGCAGTCGTCATGAGGGCGGCGCGGGCAATCGCTGCGGCCGAGGAGAGGGCGCCCTTGCTGACGGCGGCGGCGCACGCTTTCGTCGCGGCGAAGGCCGCCGCCGCCGTCGACGAGTGCATGCAACTGTCGGGCGGCATCGGCTTCACGTGGGAGTATCCGCTGCATTACGAGCTGCGTCGGGCCTTCACCAACGGGCATCTGATCGGCACGGCGCGTTCGAGCCGGGCGCTGGTGGCGGAGGTGTCGGGTTGGTGA